Proteins from one Ficedula albicollis isolate OC2 chromosome 3, FicAlb1.5, whole genome shotgun sequence genomic window:
- the RNASET2 gene encoding ribonuclease T2 isoform X1, which produces MKPAKLHFWILGWFSVALCCWCTSETFTQSDIRSHPWKKLYFAHHWPVTVCKMNANDCHDPPKYWTIHGLWPDRAEDCNRTWHFNVTEIKDILSDMRHYWPDVLHSSLNRTQFWKHEWDKHGTCAATLEVLNSQKKYFGKALELYQHIDLNGCLLKAGIKPSSSYYKMPAIKEALTRFYGVTPKIQCIPPEEGEKAQTIGQIEFCFTKELQLVNCVVLEGESNPMQAHFKLGTSELSVCNDTLPTYYPSEVQGHK; this is translated from the exons ATGAAACCTGCAAAGCTGCACTTTTGgattttgggttggttttccGTGGCACTATGTTGTTGGTGTACTTCAGAGACATTTACTCAAAG TGACATCCGCTCTCATCCATggaaaaagctgtattttgctCATCATTGGCCAGTGACTGTATGCAAG ATGAATGCTAATGATTGTCATGACCCGCCAAAGTACTGGACAATCCATGGATTGTG GCCTGACAGAGCTGAAGACTGTAATAGGACATGGCATTTCAATGTCACCGAGATCAAG gatattttgtCAGACATGAGACACTACTGGCCTGATGTGCTTCATTCGTCTCTGAATCGCACCCAGTTCTG GAAACATGAGTGGGACAAACATGGCACTTGTGCAGCCACACTTGAAGTCCTtaattctcagaaaaaatactttggtaAAGCCTTAGAACTCTACCAGCATATTGATCTCAATGG TTGTCTCTTGAAAGCTGGGATAAAGCCGAGCAGTTCATATTACAAG atgCCTGCTATAAAGGAAGCTCTTACAAGATTTTATGGTGTAACACCAAAGATCCAATGCATTCCTCCAGAAGAG GgtgaaaaagcacaaacaatTGGCCAGATTGAATTCTGCTTCACCAAAGAACTGCAGCTGGTAAACTGTGTGGTGCTGGAGGGTGAATCCAACCCAATGCAGGCACACTTCAAGCTTGGAACTTCGGAGCTGTCGGTCTGCAATGATACTCTCCCAACCTATTATCCTTCAGAGGTCCAAGGTCACAAATGA
- the RNASET2 gene encoding ribonuclease T2 isoform X2 yields the protein MKPAKLHFWILGWFSVALCCWRTSETFTQSDIRSHPWKKLYFAHHWPVTVCKMNANDCHDPPKYWTIHGLWPDRAEDCNRTWHFNVTEIKDILSDMRHYWPDVLHSSLNRTQFWKHEWDKHGTCAATLEVLNSQKKYFGKALELYQHIDLNGCLLKAGIKPSSSYYKMPAIKEALTRFYGVTPKIQCIPPEEGEKAQTIGQIEFCFTKELQLVNCVVLEGESNPMQAHFKLGTSELSVCNDTLPTYYPSEVQGHK from the exons ATGAAACCTGCAAAGCTGCACTTTTGgattttgggttggttttccGTGGCACTATGTTGTTGGCGTACTTCAGAGACATTTACTCAAAG TGACATCCGCTCTCATCCATggaaaaagctgtattttgctCATCATTGGCCAGTGACTGTATGCAAG ATGAATGCTAATGATTGTCATGACCCGCCAAAGTACTGGACAATCCATGGATTGTG GCCTGACAGAGCTGAAGACTGTAATAGGACATGGCATTTCAATGTCACCGAGATCAAG gatattttgtCAGACATGAGACACTACTGGCCTGATGTGCTTCATTCGTCTCTGAATCGCACCCAGTTCTG GAAACATGAGTGGGACAAACATGGCACTTGTGCAGCCACACTTGAAGTCCTtaattctcagaaaaaatactttggtaAAGCCTTAGAACTCTACCAGCATATTGATCTCAATGG TTGTCTCTTGAAAGCTGGGATAAAGCCGAGCAGTTCATATTACAAG atgCCTGCTATAAAGGAAGCTCTTACAAGATTTTATGGTGTAACACCAAAGATCCAATGCATTCCTCCAGAAGAG GgtgaaaaagcacaaacaatTGGCCAGATTGAATTCTGCTTCACCAAAGAACTGCAGCTGGTAAACTGTGTGGTGCTGGAGGGTGAATCCAACCCAATGCAGGCACACTTCAAGCTTGGAACTTCGGAGCTGTCGGTCTGCAATGATACTCTCCCAACCTATTATCCTTCAGAGGTCCAAGGTCACAAATGA